Proteins from one Ranitomeya variabilis isolate aRanVar5 chromosome 1, aRanVar5.hap1, whole genome shotgun sequence genomic window:
- the LOC143797981 gene encoding uncharacterized protein LOC143797981 — protein sequence MMVASIEARGPLWDSRDPRHADQGILRRLWIEVALSLWDGFDSASPKAKASFLKQLKTRWRSMKDRFKRGLKKEGQSRSGAAASRTSVYKYNRILQFLRPVLGSRETHSSTRETVRPSGAVLCEAPSEQSQPSHSESRSAPPQSGEPAAGPSDVPLAEASVAPSFRSSRQRQRASDREVMPEFLHLSTVFQNGFKAMCDKMSNLERRLEIIETELKRPAKHFFNAIYKGMVEHLTPELQISVMQGCNNVYVSALQQARVMQSATNMPTTGSRPTPRGREEEKEEEDDDDKHYNLGYGCSQKYHQKTLRVYPEHNKYQGWVYTEYTQYPAWVYKEYTIYPAWVYPEPE from the exons ATGATGGTGGCATCCATTGAAGCAcggggcccgttgtgggacagccgtgacccccggcacgcggaccagggCATATTGCGCCGTCTGTGGATAGAGGTGGCactatcgctgtgggatggcttcgaCAGCGCTTCACCCAAGGCCAAAGCTAGTTTCC TTAAAcaattgaagaccagatggcgctccatgaaggaccgtttcaagagGGGCCTGAAAAAGGAGGGACAGAGTCGTAGTGGTGCTGCCGCTTCAAGGACCTCGGTGTACAAGTACAACCGTATACTGCAGTTCTTGCGACCGGTCCTTGGAAGCAGAGA aacacacagcagcacccgcgAGACTGTCCGACCCTCTGGAGCGGTACTTTGTGAAGCGCCATCTGAACAGtcgcagccatcccacagcgagagcaggtcTGCACCACCCCAATCTggcgaaccggcagccggtccatcagatgttcccctggccgaggcctctgtCGCTCCTTCCTTTAGGTcttcccgacagcgtcagcgggcctcggacagggagGTCATGCCCGAATTTTTACATCTGAGCACCGTTTTTCAGAATGGTTTCAAGGCGATGTGCGATAAAATGTCCAATCTCGAACGTCGTCTTGAAATCATCGAAACGGAGCTCAAgaggccggccaaacatttttttaatgcCATTTACAAGGGCATGGttgaacatcttacgccggaactccagatttcggtcatGCAGGGCTGCAACAATGTATATGtcagtgctctgcagcaggctcgggtcatgcagtcagcgacaaatATGCCCACA ACGGGAAGCCGACCcacacccagagggagagaggaggaaaaagaagaagaagatgacgACGACAAGCACTACAACCTTGGCTATGGCTGCTCCCAAAAGTACcaccagaaaacactccgggtctaCCCGGAGCACAACAAGTACCAAGGCTGGGTCTACACAGAGTACACCCAGTACCCAGCCTGGGTCTACAAGGAGTACACCATCTACCCAGCCTGGGTCTACCCGGAGCCGGAGTAG